In Rhinolophus sinicus isolate RSC01 chromosome X, ASM3656204v1, whole genome shotgun sequence, a single genomic region encodes these proteins:
- the FAM133A gene encoding protein FAM133A yields MGKRDNRVAYMNPIAMARWRGPAQSAGPTIQDYLNRPRPTWEEVKKQLENKKKGSKALAEFEEKMNENWKKELEKSREKVLSGNESSSKKRERKKKKKKKSCRSSSSSSSSDSSSSSSDSEDEEKKQGKKRKKKKNRSHKSSESSTCESESESKESGKKKKKSKDETEKEKYINVSRKRKKTYPEDKPLSSESSSESDYEEEVQAKKKRRYEEREKPAEKAKKKKKKKHKKHGKKKKKKSN; encoded by the coding sequence ATGGGAAAGCGGGATAATCGGGTAGCCTACATGAATCCTATAGCCATGGCCAGGTGGAGGGGCCCAGCTCAGTCTGCAGGCCCGACAATACAAGATTATCTCAATCGACCAAGGCCCACCTGGGAAGAAGtgaagaaacaattagaaaataaaaagaaaggctcCAAGGCATTAGCTgaatttgaagagaaaatgaatgagaattggaagaaagaactagaaaaaagcagagaaaaagtaTTAAGTGGAAATGAGAGTTCATCCAAAAAAAGAGaacgaaagaaaaagaaaaagaagaaatcttgTCGGTCTTCATCTTCTTCATCAAGCTCTGATTCTTCAAGCAGTTCTTCAGATTCTGAggatgaggaaaagaaacaaggaaaaaagagaaagaaaaagaagaatcgTTCACACAAATCATCAGAAAGCTCAACATGTGAATCTGAATCAGAGAGCAAAGAATccggaaaaaagaaaaagaagtcaaaggatgaaacagagaaagaaaagtatataaatgtcagcagaaaaagaaagaagacttaCCCTGAGGATAAGCCTTTATCATCAGAGTCCTCATCAGAATCAGATTATGAAGAGGAGGTACAagcaaaaaagaagagaagatatgaagagagagaaaaaccagcAGAAAAAgcgaagaagaagaagaagaagaagcacaagaaacatggtaaaaagaagaaaaagaagtcgAATTAA